One Chrysemys picta bellii isolate R12L10 unplaced genomic scaffold, ASM1138683v2 scaf1126, whole genome shotgun sequence genomic region harbors:
- the LOC135979674 gene encoding maestro heat-like repeat-containing protein family member 1: MTQVLWPRLLEYVVPAQYTGTLKPLCRCLRELAEKKQQEGEEAACLDYSGPVKLPTPQGLLARLLVVASSPYEREGHGCAALQLLKALHHNVHAAVGEMWVLKIPPLLRYMEVPKDISGDDRRQCVEQPDKP, encoded by the exons GTGTTATGGCCAAGGCTTCTGGAGTATGTGGTGCCAGCTCAGTACACGGGTACTTTGAAGCCTCTCTGCAGATGCCTTAGGGAACTGGCtgagaaaaagcagcaggaaggagaagaagctgCTTGCCTCGACTACAGTGGACCAG TGAAACTCCCtacaccccaggggctgctggcgcGACTCCTG GTAGTAGCCTCATCCCCttatgaaagagaaggacatggatGTGCTGCCTTGCAATTACTGAAGGCCCTGCACCACAATGTCCACGCAGCAGTGGGTGAGATGTGGGTACTGaagatcccacctctgctgcGGTACATGGAAG TTCCTAAGGACATCTCTGGAGATGATAGGCGACAGTGCGTGGAGCAGCCAGATAAGCCTTGA